The window GCCTGAACTGGCGAAGGCCGGGCCAGCAGAAATGGCTGCCAGCACGCTGGCGCATGCGTATTTCCAGATTGTCTTCATTTGTTACCCCCTAGTCCAATGAATTCCTGATCAAGCATGAAAGTCGGGTTGGATAGCTGCAGCTGGTCACTTTCCGATGCGGGAAGCCTGATATTGCCGCCGACGATTAGCCCGACGAATGCGGGCGTGTCGGCGTCGGAATCGGCCAGAAAGACCGGCGATCCCGACATTCCGATCACTGTGTGACAGGCCAGGTGGCTCGTGCCCTCCTTGCCGCGCCTCACCGCAACGACTTCGCACAGGTTATCGCGCGGAAAATGGAGCGCATCGACCAAATGCTCTGGGCGATCCCTGCGGTCGTCAAGGTGCGGCCATGCGGCGATAAGGGTGGCTTCGGTGAACGGGGCGGCTTGCTGGTAGGAGACTTTCCTCACCGATACGCTGCCCGGGTCGTCCACCGAATATACCGCCCAGTCCCGGCGATTATTCGTTCCGCCTCCCCCGCCCACAAAAGTGACGTTCAGTGCGCTTCCGCTAGAGGCCTGAAAAATACGATGCCCGGCATTCTGGACATGTTCTACACAGTGATGGGCCGTCAAGAATTGTCCATCAGTCGCGATCAGCCCCGCGCAGATTGGGTTGCTGTCACTTCCGAGGACGATGCCGATCGCGCTGCTCAGCCCGTCAGCTTGCTCTGCATTCTCCAGCACGGCAGCGCGCGATTCTAAAGGCTCGGAAGTCAGCGAGGCGAAGCAATGCGAAAGATAGTTCCGACGCGTCGCCGCCGTCGCTTGCTGCGGAGAGCGATAATATTTCTGAAAACCCGAAGCTGACGTCGCGCAAAGCCGGTTTTCAGCCGCCCCGAGCAGGATTCGATAGACTGATCGATGCGCTTCGCTGAGCAATTCGCATTCATCATCAGGTGATCGCGCGCATCGCTGCCGGAGTCGCATCAAATAGTCGAACATCCTGCCCGGATCAGTATGTTGTTCTCCGCCAGGCGAGGAAAGCAGATGCTGAACCCACTGCCCGTTTGCATCCATCCAAAACTTGAATGAAGGCATGGCCATGGGAGCAGCCGATTTCTCGGCGGCTGTTTCGACGCTGCTGCTATCGTACAGTTGTGGTCGATCTTCTACGCCGGCGGAGGCTGCCATTGACCAGCCCCCCAAACACGCCGTCAATAATATAGACCCCAATCGCAACGAACCGCCCCCAGCCAGCACGTGAATGGGGCAGAGTGAACGCGGTTAACAGTAAGGAGTCAATTCCGCAGCGATTAAACTCTCGTAATCGCGCGCTCCTTCAGGCGCTAAGCCACAGCTAGTTTAGCCCAGCAGCAACACGCCCAGTACATACAGGAGTGCCAGCAGGCTTACCGCCCATACGTAGGTTCGGACCTTAGGAATGCCTGCCCAATAGAGCGGGAGATACACGAGCCGCGCGCCGAGCCACACCCAGGCGGCAATGGCGGTCCACTCGTTCGCCTTGTCGGCCAGCACCACGCCCAGAAGCGCGATGATCGCGAGCGGCAGGGTTTCGCGGAAATTGTCTGACGCGCGTTGCAGCCGTCCGGCAATATCATTGAGCGGCTCTGTATCCTCATCGCGCGCGCCCATATTCCAGTCGACGCCATATTGCTTCGTCTTGTAATGGATCGCTACGAAGATGTGGACGATCAGCAGCACGCCGGAAAGCGCAAGGACGGTAAGTTCGGCTGGCATGATTATTCCCCTGTGACCCATTCGACGGTGACCGTGCCGTAGCCCGGGCCGGTGACGTCTTCCATCATCGTGCGCTCTTCAGCCGAGAGGATCGTGCGCAGCATCGCCACAGATTCGGCCGGACCCGTCAGGCGGACCGGAATGCTCGTCCGGTCCTGCGCCCAGCTTGCCACCATGAGCGCGCGGCGCCCCTCTGCGGTGGGTCGCCACGCCGGACCATCGCCCTCGCCATCAGCCGCCACGCGTTCGAACGGGATGTCGGACAGCGGGCGGACGGGCGGCGTAAAGCGGATGTCCCATTCGGGCTCGGTCGCATCGATCCGGCGCTCAAGCTCGGCATAGGTAGCCATGGTCGCGCCGGTCAGCGGGCGCGCGACAACCAGAGCACGGCGGCGCTGGCGATCAATCGTCACGTCGTCTGCAGGCACGCCTGCAAGCAGTGCGAGCCGATCGGCGATATTCTCCATCTGCTCTGCCGCTTCGGCCTCTCGCAGGCGGGCAGCGGCCAACTGAGCTTCTTCGGCGGCATCCTCACTGGTGCCGACCGGGATCTGGGTGAGCGAAACATCGACCGGACGGCCCAGCCGCTCGGCTATCGATGCTTCGGCCAGGAGCTCAGCATCAGCGATGATTTCAGGCGTCAGCACTGTGGTTACGATCTGGATGGTTTCGCCTTCGTAATTGGGCTCCATCCGGTCCACCCGGGCGCGGCCGTCAAATATCTCCACGATGGCGGAGTTCATCGTGCGGGTGGCGGTCGATTCCCACACGATCTGTCGCAGCGAGAGGAACAGCGGGATGGCCAGCACTACAAAGGCGCTGAAAATCAGGAAGGCCTGCAACTGCGTCTGTTTCTCGGAAAGGCTCGTCGAAAAGCCGTAAGCGCGCGCCATCGCGGTGGCGGTCAGCGCGATGGCTGTGAGGTTGGTAATGAAGAGGAACAGTGCGCCCCAGAAGACCGTGCCGTTCCACACCGCAAGGCCGAAACCGACCACGGCGAGCGGCGGCATCAAGGCGGTGGCGATCGCCACACCCACAATCGTGCCTTCGCGCCCGCGGATCATGGCATAGGCGCCCGCGACCGAGGAAAAAATCGCCACGCCAAGGTCAAGCAAGGTCGGACGGGTTCGCGCGGCAATTTCCGAGGTGATCTGCTGCACCGGCGAGAAGAACACGATCAGCGCGCAGAACAGGATCGCGAATATCACCCCTACTGCGAGCGACTTCGCCGATTGTCGCAGCCATTGGAAATCCCCTATAGCCAGCGCAAAGCCGACGCCCATAATCGGGTCCATCAGCGGGCTGAGCAACATCGCGCCGATCACGACTGCGGTGGAGCCCTGCAGCAGACCGAGCACGGCGATGCCCGCGCTCATACAGGTCATCAGCAAATAGCGGGCGGACAGCGCACATTCCGCGCGGCGCTTTTCGATCACCGCGATCTGGTCCACCGTGCCGCTTACATCCTTGCGCCACCAGCTGTTGAAGTGGGTCAATATCTCGGCGAGATTGGCTTTCGCTTTTTCCAGCGGCTGCTCGGCCGCGCTCGCCTTCTCCGCCTCAGGTGCGTTTGGTGTTTGCATTGCAGCCTATTATCGCGGAAACTCCCAAGGACAAAGGTTGAAACACGTGTCTTGCATCACTAATACAGTGAAGTAGGAGCAGAGAGGGATTTTTGCCGCGATGGCCACGACGAACCAGACGACGACCAAGACCGAAAACGATTTGGAGCTGACACCGCCCGATCCGGTGCCGCATGTCGCGCCCGAAAAGGCCGCTGGCCTCGTCCCCGTGAATGAGGAGCAGAAAAGCAAGCTGCAACAAAAGGTCGATGGCTTTGTTGACGAGCTGATCGCGCTCGATGCCAATTCGCCCGATTTCGGCAAGAAGGTGGACCAGA is drawn from Aurantiacibacter sp. MUD61 and contains these coding sequences:
- a CDS encoding trypsin-like serine peptidase; protein product: MAASAGVEDRPQLYDSSSVETAAEKSAAPMAMPSFKFWMDANGQWVQHLLSSPGGEQHTDPGRMFDYLMRLRQRCARSPDDECELLSEAHRSVYRILLGAAENRLCATSASGFQKYYRSPQQATAATRRNYLSHCFASLTSEPLESRAAVLENAEQADGLSSAIGIVLGSDSNPICAGLIATDGQFLTAHHCVEHVQNAGHRIFQASSGSALNVTFVGGGGGTNNRRDWAVYSVDDPGSVSVRKVSYQQAAPFTEATLIAAWPHLDDRRDRPEHLVDALHFPRDNLCEVVAVRRGKEGTSHLACHTVIGMSGSPVFLADSDADTPAFVGLIVGGNIRLPASESDQLQLSNPTFMLDQEFIGLGGNK
- a CDS encoding MAPEG family protein yields the protein MPAELTVLALSGVLLIVHIFVAIHYKTKQYGVDWNMGARDEDTEPLNDIAGRLQRASDNFRETLPLAIIALLGVVLADKANEWTAIAAWVWLGARLVYLPLYWAGIPKVRTYVWAVSLLALLYVLGVLLLG
- a CDS encoding TIGR00341 family protein; its protein translation is MQTPNAPEAEKASAAEQPLEKAKANLAEILTHFNSWWRKDVSGTVDQIAVIEKRRAECALSARYLLMTCMSAGIAVLGLLQGSTAVVIGAMLLSPLMDPIMGVGFALAIGDFQWLRQSAKSLAVGVIFAILFCALIVFFSPVQQITSEIAARTRPTLLDLGVAIFSSVAGAYAMIRGREGTIVGVAIATALMPPLAVVGFGLAVWNGTVFWGALFLFITNLTAIALTATAMARAYGFSTSLSEKQTQLQAFLIFSAFVVLAIPLFLSLRQIVWESTATRTMNSAIVEIFDGRARVDRMEPNYEGETIQIVTTVLTPEIIADAELLAEASIAERLGRPVDVSLTQIPVGTSEDAAEEAQLAAARLREAEAAEQMENIADRLALLAGVPADDVTIDRQRRRALVVARPLTGATMATYAELERRIDATEPEWDIRFTPPVRPLSDIPFERVAADGEGDGPAWRPTAEGRRALMVASWAQDRTSIPVRLTGPAESVAMLRTILSAEERTMMEDVTGPGYGTVTVEWVTGE